In a single window of the Allobranchiibius huperziae genome:
- a CDS encoding phosphotransferase, protein MLRPILTLAALAHAATPTLRPVSVQELPTAPGAQYQSVLVTDAAGTPWTVRAALDPAAGAALEASVGLLRLLRTRMPFAVPDVAGTATGDDGTTVVVHPVLPGAPMVWRELVSGSDLARSVGAAVAALHDTDPRVVEEAGLPTYDADAYRARRLAALDRAASTGHVPPALLTRWERALEEVTLWKFATCVTHGTLERAHVLADGTVTAIDVWEGAGVADPAEDFAALLVLASPDAFDTVLEAYAGARRERPDVHLERRIRLSAELHRVTALLDAVAADDERLVDRRAAALRRFAETSADDDRLMPSPFIRQRPPAAVPVEPVDPADVEALDDLSGDDETVEIPITTSVRPSGAGGATVAPPSLTDGEQDADGADDDSHDGQEESKGSSQG, encoded by the coding sequence GTGCTCCGCCCCATCCTCACCCTCGCCGCCCTGGCCCACGCCGCGACCCCGACCCTGCGGCCCGTGAGCGTCCAGGAGCTGCCGACGGCCCCCGGTGCGCAGTACCAGAGCGTGCTGGTGACCGATGCCGCCGGAACGCCGTGGACCGTGCGCGCCGCTCTCGACCCGGCTGCCGGCGCCGCCCTCGAGGCATCGGTCGGGCTGCTTCGGCTGTTGCGCACCCGGATGCCGTTCGCGGTGCCGGACGTCGCCGGGACCGCGACCGGCGACGACGGCACCACCGTCGTCGTCCACCCCGTGCTGCCTGGTGCACCGATGGTGTGGCGTGAGCTGGTCTCCGGGTCGGACCTGGCGCGCTCCGTCGGAGCTGCCGTCGCCGCCCTGCACGACACCGACCCGCGGGTGGTCGAGGAGGCCGGCCTACCGACGTACGACGCCGACGCCTACCGCGCGCGCCGCCTCGCGGCCCTCGACCGCGCGGCGAGCACCGGGCACGTGCCCCCGGCACTGCTCACCCGCTGGGAGCGCGCGCTGGAGGAGGTGACGCTGTGGAAGTTCGCGACCTGCGTCACCCACGGCACCCTCGAAAGAGCACACGTCCTCGCGGACGGCACCGTCACCGCCATCGACGTCTGGGAGGGCGCGGGCGTCGCCGACCCCGCCGAGGACTTCGCGGCGCTGCTCGTGTTGGCATCCCCCGACGCATTCGACACCGTGCTCGAGGCCTACGCGGGTGCCCGGCGCGAGCGCCCGGACGTGCACCTGGAACGCCGCATCCGGCTCAGCGCCGAGCTGCACCGGGTGACCGCCCTGCTCGACGCCGTCGCCGCGGACGACGAGCGGCTGGTCGACCGACGGGCGGCCGCGCTGCGGCGGTTCGCCGAGACCTCCGCCGACGATGACCGTCTGATGCCGTCGCCTTTCATACGGCAGCGACCGCCCGCGGCGGTCCCGGTCGAGCCGGTCGACCCGGCCGACGTCGAGGCACTGGACGACCTGTCCGGTGACGACGAGACCGTCGAGATCCCGATCACGACGAGCGTTCGCCCGAGTGGTGCCGGCGGCGCAACCGTCGCGCCGCCCTCGCTCACCGACGGTGAGCAGGACGCCGACGGTGCCGATGACGACTCGCACGACGGGCAGGAAGAGAGCAAAGGCTCCAGCCAGGGCTGA
- the moeB gene encoding molybdopterin-synthase adenylyltransferase MoeB has translation MTRRPLTTPGPPLEQGQVQRYSRHLLLEEMGDTGQRRLATARVLVVGAGGLAAPVVSYLAAAGVGRLTVVDDDVVELSNLQRQVLFTPGDVGALKAQVARTVVARANPDVEFEAVAQRFEPGNAMDLAADHDLVVDATDNFETRYLLNDTCVLLGLPLVWASVERFAGRAAVWSVGEGPCYRCVFPHQPPAGAIPSCAEAGVLGAVPGVMGAIQAAEVVKLILGVGEPLIGRLLVHDALAQSWDTLPVAADPGCPVCGEAPTITSLPRPVTESPVPEVSPAALRELLASDGARVIDVRTPAERDIVSLPFAEHLDAVDVGVRRVGQPDGRTLVLHCKSGARSAAAVRALLNEGYDGPVASLRGGILAWVDEVDPALPRY, from the coding sequence GTGACGCGCCGACCTCTGACCACCCCCGGACCGCCGTTGGAACAAGGCCAGGTACAGCGCTATTCCCGGCATCTGCTGCTCGAGGAGATGGGCGACACGGGTCAACGACGGCTCGCGACCGCCCGCGTGCTCGTGGTCGGTGCGGGGGGCCTCGCCGCCCCCGTGGTGTCCTATCTGGCCGCCGCCGGCGTCGGTCGGCTGACCGTGGTCGACGACGACGTCGTGGAGCTGTCCAACCTGCAGCGGCAGGTGCTTTTCACCCCGGGTGACGTTGGTGCTCTCAAAGCGCAGGTGGCCAGAACCGTTGTCGCGCGAGCGAACCCGGACGTGGAGTTCGAGGCGGTCGCGCAGCGGTTCGAGCCCGGGAACGCGATGGATCTGGCCGCGGACCACGACCTGGTGGTCGACGCGACCGACAACTTCGAGACCCGCTACCTGCTCAACGACACCTGCGTGCTGCTGGGTCTGCCGTTGGTGTGGGCGTCCGTGGAGCGCTTCGCGGGGCGCGCCGCCGTGTGGTCGGTGGGCGAAGGGCCCTGCTACCGCTGCGTCTTCCCTCACCAGCCCCCGGCCGGCGCCATCCCGTCGTGCGCCGAGGCGGGCGTGCTCGGCGCCGTACCCGGCGTGATGGGCGCGATCCAGGCGGCCGAGGTCGTCAAGCTCATCCTCGGGGTCGGAGAGCCGCTCATCGGCCGACTGCTGGTGCACGACGCGCTCGCTCAGAGCTGGGACACGCTGCCGGTCGCGGCCGATCCGGGGTGCCCCGTGTGCGGCGAAGCGCCCACCATCACCTCGTTGCCGCGGCCGGTCACCGAGTCGCCCGTGCCGGAGGTCTCACCCGCTGCGCTGCGCGAGCTGTTGGCGAGCGATGGCGCCCGCGTCATCGACGTACGCACCCCGGCCGAGCGCGACATCGTGTCGCTGCCGTTCGCCGAGCACCTGGACGCCGTCGACGTCGGGGTACGCCGGGTCGGCCAGCCGGACGGGCGCACTCTCGTGCTGCACTGCAAGTCCGGTGCCCGATCCGCGGCTGCCGTCCGCGCCCTGCTGAACGAGGGGTACGACGGGCCGGTCGCCTCCCTGCGCGGCGGCATCCTCGCCTGGGTCGACGAGGTCGACCCCGCTTTGCCGCGCTACTGA
- a CDS encoding UvrD-helicase domain-containing protein, with protein sequence MTPRLGAAHLADQLGLPAPTAEQTAVIEAAPDEPLLVVAGAGSGKTETMASRVVWLVANRFVQPAEVLGLTFTRKAAGELAERVGRRLRQLTAVGLWEPPVDADGTRSLADIPTVQTYHSYAGRIVSEHGLRLGIEPDSRLLSEAAAWQLAAEVVSAYDGPMERVDKMESTVVAAVVDLAGELAEHLRSTDEARDYLEEVVRHIEGLPATGRIKALSQADRLLPAALQARIDLLPIIDRYQAAKRARTSLDFADQVAVAARLARSFPDVGAAERARYRAVLLDEFQDTSEAQLVLLRSLLVAPGEPVPVTAVGDPHQSIYGWRGASATSLSSYAREFGGEHGTRQLPLATSWRNDVAVLDVADRTAQPLREEGLPVEPLRPRPGAQTGAVDAARCETSDDEAQQVAGWVAQRWFDDRGRHTGATAAVLCRKRSLFRSVVEHLERAGLPVEVVGVGGLLTTPEVGDVVSLLWAVQDPTRGDRLMRLLTGPAMRLGAADLAGLYARARELSFQESGTRRAGDLEQDSREQPSIVETLERLPNAQWRGREDERIGEVALHRLHWLAGLIRRVRSMTALPLPELVGEAERLLGVDLEVLSRAEHTPGSARVHLDAFADVAAQFTAQAERPTLSGFLSWLDAALREERGLETTFLETNTAAVQVLTVHAAKGLEWDYVAVPGLVEGTFPAHSNPPTWKKQHDGWAIGASGEPDLHHTWATTDTGWTGGLSGLPYDLRGDVDGLPEFEWAADDIAGFREAVTDFKGRGGAHAIAEERRLAYVAFTRARHGMLLTGAVWGAGKKPRLTSRFLLELVDAGLVRRGEWVDLPADPEAVNPADDDDRTATWPGDPMASRRATLHDGVERVRAALERATVDGPVALPDDGRTHRLRVLLAEREAQRARREQHVVLPGHLSTSALVALAQDPEQFALDVRRPMPAAPALAARRGTAFHAWVEQHFQRAALLDISSLPGSGDDDADLDADLEAMKARFLASEWVDRTPVDVEVALETWIDGISVRGRVDAVFPSADGTGFVIVDWKTGRRPTGELAATRALQLAAYRIAYARLHGIDPESVQGAFYYAATGETVRPPLPSVQEIAAVVGSIPAEHEPDRT encoded by the coding sequence GTGACACCGCGACTGGGGGCAGCCCACCTCGCCGACCAGCTGGGGCTGCCGGCACCCACCGCCGAACAGACGGCGGTCATCGAGGCGGCGCCCGACGAGCCGCTGCTCGTGGTCGCCGGCGCCGGATCCGGCAAGACCGAGACGATGGCCTCCCGGGTCGTGTGGCTCGTGGCCAACCGGTTCGTCCAGCCCGCCGAGGTGCTGGGCCTGACCTTCACCCGCAAGGCCGCCGGCGAGCTCGCCGAACGCGTCGGGCGCCGGCTGCGCCAGCTCACCGCGGTGGGTCTGTGGGAGCCGCCCGTCGATGCCGACGGCACCCGCAGCCTCGCCGACATCCCGACCGTGCAGACCTATCACTCCTACGCGGGCCGGATCGTCTCCGAGCACGGCCTGCGCCTCGGGATCGAGCCCGACTCCCGCCTGCTGTCCGAGGCGGCGGCCTGGCAGCTGGCCGCCGAGGTGGTGAGCGCGTACGACGGGCCGATGGAGCGGGTCGACAAGATGGAGTCCACCGTCGTCGCCGCGGTGGTTGACCTCGCCGGTGAGCTCGCCGAGCACCTGCGCAGCACCGACGAGGCGCGCGACTACCTCGAGGAGGTCGTGCGGCACATCGAGGGCCTGCCGGCGACCGGCCGCATCAAGGCGCTGTCCCAGGCCGACCGCCTGCTGCCTGCTGCCCTGCAGGCGCGTATCGACCTGCTGCCGATCATCGATCGCTACCAGGCCGCCAAGCGGGCGCGCACCAGTCTCGACTTCGCCGACCAGGTCGCCGTGGCGGCCCGTCTCGCGCGGTCCTTCCCTGACGTCGGCGCCGCCGAACGGGCGCGCTACCGGGCGGTGCTGCTGGATGAGTTCCAGGACACCAGCGAGGCCCAGCTCGTGCTGTTGCGCTCGCTGCTCGTGGCGCCGGGTGAGCCCGTGCCCGTCACGGCGGTGGGCGACCCGCACCAGTCGATCTACGGCTGGCGCGGTGCGAGCGCGACCAGCCTGTCGTCGTACGCCAGGGAGTTCGGCGGCGAGCACGGCACCCGCCAGTTGCCGCTCGCGACGAGCTGGCGCAACGACGTGGCGGTGCTCGACGTCGCCGATCGCACGGCGCAGCCGCTGCGCGAGGAGGGACTGCCGGTCGAGCCGCTGCGCCCTCGACCGGGCGCCCAGACCGGCGCCGTCGACGCGGCACGGTGCGAGACCTCCGACGACGAGGCGCAGCAGGTGGCGGGGTGGGTCGCGCAGCGGTGGTTCGACGACCGTGGGCGGCACACCGGCGCGACCGCCGCGGTGCTGTGCCGCAAGCGGTCCCTCTTCCGGTCGGTCGTCGAGCATCTGGAGCGTGCCGGACTGCCGGTCGAGGTCGTCGGCGTCGGCGGGTTGCTGACGACGCCGGAGGTCGGCGACGTGGTGAGTCTTCTGTGGGCCGTGCAGGATCCGACGCGCGGCGACCGGTTGATGCGATTGCTGACCGGGCCCGCGATGCGCCTGGGGGCGGCCGACCTGGCCGGGCTCTACGCGCGGGCGCGCGAGCTCAGCTTCCAGGAGAGCGGGACCCGGCGAGCGGGCGATCTCGAACAGGACTCCCGGGAGCAGCCGAGCATCGTGGAGACCCTCGAGCGACTGCCGAACGCGCAGTGGCGCGGCCGGGAGGACGAGCGGATCGGGGAGGTCGCGCTGCACCGGCTGCACTGGCTGGCGGGCCTGATCCGGCGGGTGCGGTCGATGACGGCACTGCCGCTGCCCGAGCTGGTCGGGGAGGCCGAGCGGCTCCTCGGCGTCGACCTCGAGGTGCTCTCCCGCGCCGAGCACACGCCGGGGTCCGCCCGCGTGCATCTCGACGCGTTCGCGGACGTCGCGGCCCAGTTCACCGCGCAGGCCGAGCGGCCCACGCTGAGCGGTTTCCTGTCGTGGCTGGACGCCGCGCTGCGCGAGGAACGCGGGCTGGAGACGACGTTCCTGGAGACCAATACCGCCGCCGTGCAGGTCCTCACCGTGCACGCGGCCAAGGGCCTGGAGTGGGACTACGTCGCGGTGCCCGGCCTGGTGGAGGGCACCTTCCCCGCTCATTCCAACCCGCCCACCTGGAAGAAGCAGCACGACGGCTGGGCCATCGGCGCCTCGGGCGAGCCGGACCTGCACCACACCTGGGCGACCACCGACACCGGTTGGACCGGCGGACTGTCCGGCCTGCCATACGACCTGCGCGGCGACGTCGACGGCCTACCGGAGTTCGAGTGGGCAGCCGACGACATCGCCGGTTTCCGCGAGGCCGTGACCGACTTCAAGGGGCGCGGCGGCGCGCACGCGATCGCCGAGGAACGGCGGCTGGCCTACGTCGCGTTCACCCGGGCCCGGCACGGGATGCTGCTGACCGGCGCGGTGTGGGGGGCCGGCAAGAAGCCGCGCCTGACCTCGCGCTTCCTGCTCGAGCTGGTCGACGCAGGTCTCGTGCGCCGCGGCGAATGGGTCGACCTGCCGGCCGACCCCGAGGCCGTCAACCCCGCCGACGACGACGACCGCACGGCGACCTGGCCCGGTGACCCCATGGCGTCCCGGCGCGCGACGCTCCACGACGGTGTCGAGCGGGTGCGCGCGGCCCTGGAACGCGCGACCGTGGACGGACCGGTCGCCCTGCCCGACGACGGGCGCACCCACCGCCTGCGGGTTCTGCTCGCCGAGCGTGAGGCGCAGCGTGCCCGCCGCGAACAGCACGTCGTCCTGCCGGGCCACCTGTCCACCTCCGCCCTGGTCGCCCTGGCACAGGACCCCGAGCAGTTCGCGCTCGATGTCCGCCGACCGATGCCCGCGGCGCCTGCGCTCGCAGCCCGACGCGGCACCGCGTTCCACGCGTGGGTCGAGCAGCACTTCCAGCGCGCCGCCCTGCTCGACATCTCCTCGCTGCCCGGCTCCGGTGACGACGACGCCGACCTCGACGCGGACCTGGAGGCGATGAAGGCCCGGTTCCTCGCCTCGGAGTGGGTCGACCGCACTCCGGTCGACGTCGAGGTGGCACTCGAGACGTGGATCGACGGGATCAGCGTGCGCGGCCGGGTCGACGCCGTCTTCCCGTCCGCCGACGGCACGGGTTTCGTGATCGTGGACTGGAAGACCGGTCGTCGTCCGACCGGCGAGCTGGCAGCCACCCGGGCGTTGCAGCTGGCGGCGTACCGGATCGCGTACGCCCGGTTGCACGGCATCGACCCCGAATCGGTGCAGGGCGCGTTCTACTACGCGGCGACGGGGGAGACGGTGCGTCCGCCCCTGCCGAGCGTGCAGGAGATCGCCGCGGTCGTGGGCTCCATCCCCGCCGAGCACGAACCCGACCGCACCTGA
- a CDS encoding ATP-dependent helicase, with amino-acid sequence MRRAAVSAADWPALDDVQEQVVRGTERSLVVLGAPGTGKSTVAIETVVAAVEGGLAPDECLLLAPTRVQAAALRDRLTARLQATSTEPVARTHQSLAFGMLREAAALHGEPAPRLLSGPEQDVVLRELLAGHAAGEGDAPQWPDFVREALPTRGFRAELRDLLMRAVEWGLDGEALRELGVRHERPAWVAAAQMLDEYDRVTALSRPGAYDPSWILGAAATLLDTDAEAAARLRRRTRLVVVDDAQELTHASATLLDAIAHPGARLVLLGDPDSTVQGFRGADPRYLRMLAERRGAPDPVVLPRSYRVGPRIGAATGRVAERIGTVDAGLQRAAAPVQRVDHVEVALLRATSQEAAYVAARLRECHLMEGVPWSQMAVIVRGQARAVALRRAFAGSGVPVAVPATTLPVRDEPAVRPFLLLLETAIALVDGQPHPITPEAAVDLLTSPLGGADAIELRRMRRVMRATELDDGGSRSSDELLAAAVVSSGPLDEPELAPAARIARVLRAGLTAGEQPAASAETVLWAMWSASGLADQWRDTALAGGAPGTRADRDLDAMMALFAAAAAYDDRLPGSAPAGFLEHIRGQDVPGDRIVPAAPEDGSVALITPAAAAGRQWRVVAVCGVQEGVWPDLRLRGSLLGSEALVDVMRGREARLESAELLRAAQAAVRYDETRQFHVAVSRASERLLVTAVRSDDEQPSAYLDLIDPPQQDGDGTASEARQPVGVPVALTLTGTVAALRREIVTGSPAAADRAADELAYLAAQHVPGADPAQWWALTQLSDDRPVRAADAEVPVSPSRVESFGTCGLNWLLTSAGGDGPDLGTRNLGTLVHEIAAEFPDADLDTMTAELDERWARLGYGDTWMSERDRVRAHRMLAYLHDYFEKAAAQGWKQAGVEVRMDVVVGRARLRGSADRLESQEGDAGIRIVDFKTGSSKPKNPDVEENPQLGVYQVAVIEGGFNAGDRTAGAQLVHLGTAAGRKSFLPQPQSPLDTAERRSWAYDLLARTAEGMSAAHVTATLNDRCRTCPVRGCCPLQEEGRRLGGDQA; translated from the coding sequence ATGCGACGCGCTGCCGTGTCCGCGGCGGACTGGCCCGCGCTGGACGACGTCCAGGAGCAGGTGGTGAGGGGGACCGAGCGATCCCTCGTGGTGCTCGGGGCGCCCGGCACCGGCAAGTCCACCGTCGCGATCGAGACGGTCGTGGCCGCCGTCGAGGGCGGGCTCGCACCCGACGAGTGCCTGCTGCTCGCCCCCACCCGGGTGCAGGCGGCCGCGCTGCGCGACCGGCTGACCGCGCGACTGCAGGCCACCTCGACCGAGCCGGTCGCTCGCACCCACCAGTCGCTGGCCTTCGGGATGCTGCGCGAGGCGGCGGCGCTGCACGGCGAGCCAGCACCACGCCTGCTGTCCGGGCCCGAGCAGGACGTCGTGCTGCGCGAGCTGCTGGCCGGGCACGCGGCGGGTGAGGGCGACGCACCGCAGTGGCCGGACTTCGTCCGGGAAGCGTTGCCCACCAGAGGTTTCCGGGCCGAGCTGCGCGATCTGCTCATGCGAGCCGTCGAGTGGGGCCTGGACGGTGAGGCGCTGCGCGAGCTCGGGGTGCGGCACGAGCGGCCGGCATGGGTCGCCGCGGCGCAAATGCTCGACGAGTACGACCGGGTCACGGCCCTGTCCCGCCCCGGCGCGTACGACCCGTCGTGGATCCTGGGCGCGGCCGCCACGCTGCTCGACACGGACGCCGAAGCTGCCGCGAGACTGCGCCGGCGCACCCGCCTCGTGGTCGTCGACGACGCACAGGAGCTCACGCACGCGTCGGCGACCCTGCTCGACGCGATCGCGCACCCCGGCGCCCGCCTGGTGCTGCTGGGCGACCCCGACTCCACGGTGCAGGGTTTCCGCGGCGCCGATCCGCGCTACCTGCGGATGCTGGCCGAACGACGCGGCGCCCCGGATCCGGTCGTGCTGCCCCGGTCCTACCGCGTCGGGCCCCGCATCGGTGCTGCGACCGGACGGGTCGCCGAGCGGATCGGCACGGTCGACGCGGGGCTGCAGCGCGCCGCGGCGCCGGTCCAGCGCGTCGACCACGTCGAGGTCGCCCTGCTGCGCGCGACGTCCCAGGAGGCGGCCTACGTCGCAGCGCGGTTGCGCGAGTGCCACCTGATGGAGGGCGTGCCGTGGTCGCAGATGGCGGTGATCGTGCGCGGGCAGGCCCGCGCAGTCGCCTTGCGGCGCGCGTTCGCCGGGTCCGGCGTGCCGGTCGCGGTGCCCGCCACCACGCTGCCGGTGCGTGACGAACCTGCGGTGCGCCCGTTCCTGCTGCTGCTCGAGACGGCGATCGCGCTGGTCGACGGGCAGCCGCACCCGATCACCCCGGAGGCCGCGGTCGACCTGCTGACCTCGCCGCTCGGCGGGGCCGACGCGATCGAGCTGCGCCGGATGCGCCGGGTGATGCGCGCGACCGAGCTCGACGACGGCGGCAGCAGGTCCAGCGACGAGCTGCTCGCCGCCGCGGTGGTGTCCTCCGGGCCGCTGGACGAGCCGGAGCTGGCGCCCGCGGCCCGGATCGCGCGGGTCCTGCGCGCGGGCCTGACCGCCGGGGAGCAGCCAGCCGCCAGCGCCGAGACGGTGCTGTGGGCCATGTGGTCGGCGAGCGGCCTGGCCGACCAGTGGCGCGACACCGCGCTCGCGGGCGGGGCGCCCGGCACGCGGGCCGACCGCGACCTCGACGCGATGATGGCGCTCTTCGCGGCGGCCGCGGCGTACGACGACCGGCTCCCCGGTTCGGCTCCCGCCGGTTTCTTGGAGCACATCCGCGGTCAGGACGTGCCCGGCGACCGCATCGTGCCCGCAGCGCCCGAGGACGGCTCGGTGGCCCTGATCACCCCCGCGGCCGCCGCGGGCCGGCAGTGGCGGGTGGTGGCGGTGTGCGGCGTGCAGGAGGGCGTGTGGCCCGACCTGCGGCTGCGCGGTTCCTTGCTGGGCTCCGAGGCCCTCGTCGACGTCATGCGGGGCCGGGAGGCGCGGCTGGAGTCCGCAGAGCTGCTGCGTGCGGCGCAGGCGGCGGTCCGCTACGACGAGACGCGCCAGTTCCACGTCGCGGTGAGCCGGGCGAGCGAACGCCTGCTGGTGACGGCGGTGCGCAGCGACGACGAGCAGCCGTCGGCGTACCTGGATCTGATCGATCCGCCGCAGCAGGACGGTGACGGCACGGCCTCCGAGGCGCGCCAACCGGTCGGCGTCCCGGTCGCGCTCACCCTCACCGGCACGGTGGCGGCCCTGCGCCGGGAGATCGTGACCGGGTCGCCCGCAGCAGCCGACCGGGCGGCCGACGAGCTGGCCTACCTGGCAGCGCAGCACGTCCCCGGCGCCGACCCGGCCCAGTGGTGGGCTCTCACGCAGCTGTCCGACGACCGCCCGGTGCGTGCAGCGGATGCCGAGGTGCCGGTGTCGCCGTCCCGGGTCGAGTCGTTCGGCACCTGCGGGCTGAACTGGCTGCTCACCAGCGCGGGCGGTGACGGGCCCGATCTCGGCACCCGCAACCTCGGCACGCTGGTGCACGAGATCGCTGCCGAGTTCCCCGACGCCGATCTCGACACGATGACCGCCGAGCTCGACGAACGCTGGGCCCGGCTGGGCTACGGCGACACCTGGATGAGCGAACGCGACCGGGTCCGGGCCCACCGGATGCTCGCCTACCTGCACGACTACTTCGAGAAGGCCGCGGCCCAGGGGTGGAAGCAGGCCGGCGTCGAGGTGCGCATGGACGTCGTCGTCGGGCGAGCCCGTTTGCGCGGATCGGCGGACCGTCTGGAGTCGCAGGAGGGCGACGCGGGGATCCGGATCGTCGACTTCAAGACCGGGTCGTCCAAACCCAAGAACCCCGACGTGGAGGAGAACCCCCAGCTCGGCGTCTACCAGGTGGCCGTGATCGAGGGAGGTTTCAACGCGGGCGACCGGACGGCGGGGGCCCAGCTCGTGCACCTCGGCACGGCCGCGGGCAGGAAGAGCTTCCTGCCGCAGCCGCAGTCGCCGTTGGACACCGCCGAGAGGCGGTCGTGGGCCTACGACCTGCTCGCCCGGACCGCCGAGGGCATGTCGGCGGCGCACGTGACCGCCACCCTCAACGACCGTTGCCGCACCTGCCCCGTGCGTGGCTGTTGCCCGCTCCAGGAAGAGGGCCGCCGGCTCGGGGGTGACCAGGCGTGA
- the nudC gene encoding NAD(+) diphosphatase: MPATPTSLSDLVLSRTTLDRAAHRRHDPGLLGRLLTSPQTRVLDLYGDRARVRDGGLVLRAPEAGDLDRPAVFLGVADGAEVVAVDRIDDEAPQDAATMRSVGLDLDTHDVGILTTGLGIVNWQRTQGFCPRCGARAEVSESGWGRRCTREGTEQYPRTDAAVIMSVIDDDDRLLLARGTRFGGTTNRMSVLAGFVEPGESLEHAVAREVEEEVGVSVSQVDFRGDQPWPFPASLMVGFAARATSTELVLQDEEIAEARWFSRVELAAALGDGSLGVPPSLSIARHLIEDWYGGPLPEQAGERW; encoded by the coding sequence GTGCCTGCGACACCCACGAGCCTGTCCGATCTGGTGCTGTCCCGCACGACGCTGGACCGCGCCGCCCACCGACGCCACGATCCCGGGCTGCTGGGGCGGCTCCTGACCAGTCCGCAGACCCGCGTCCTCGATCTGTACGGCGATCGCGCACGAGTGCGGGACGGAGGGCTGGTCCTGCGCGCGCCGGAGGCCGGCGACCTCGATCGGCCAGCCGTCTTCCTCGGGGTGGCCGACGGCGCCGAGGTGGTCGCGGTCGACCGGATCGACGACGAGGCGCCGCAGGACGCGGCCACCATGCGCAGCGTCGGGCTCGACCTGGACACCCATGACGTCGGCATCCTCACCACGGGTCTCGGCATCGTGAACTGGCAGCGCACGCAAGGCTTCTGCCCGCGCTGCGGCGCTCGCGCCGAGGTGTCCGAGTCCGGATGGGGCCGGCGCTGCACCCGCGAGGGCACCGAGCAGTACCCCCGGACCGACGCTGCCGTGATCATGTCCGTCATCGATGACGACGACCGGCTGCTGCTGGCGCGCGGCACCCGCTTCGGCGGCACCACCAACCGGATGTCGGTGCTGGCTGGTTTCGTGGAGCCCGGTGAGTCGCTGGAGCACGCGGTCGCCCGTGAGGTCGAGGAGGAGGTGGGTGTGAGCGTGTCGCAGGTCGACTTCCGCGGTGACCAGCCGTGGCCGTTCCCCGCGTCCCTGATGGTGGGGTTCGCGGCGCGCGCGACGTCCACCGAGCTGGTGCTGCAGGACGAGGAGATCGCCGAGGCGCGCTGGTTCAGTCGCGTGGAGCTCGCCGCCGCGCTCGGCGACGGATCGCTCGGCGTACCCCCTTCGCTCTCGATCGCCCGGCACCTCATCGAGGACTGGTACGGCGGCCCGTTGCCGGAGCAGGCCGGCGAACGATGGTGA